A section of the Prochlorococcus sp. MIT 1341 genome encodes:
- the nadB gene encoding L-aspartate oxidase has translation MLSAQPNSIPCEHWDVVVVGAGAAGLMTCLELPRNLKVLLLNRNTSSRSSSRWAQGGISAVTRPEDSIESHAEDTLKAGRGLCDIDAVNLLVKEAPNCVKRLQKLGMVFDHDQQGLSTTLEAAHSFKRVLHVKDRTGRALIDVLRDRVEERANLFHKRGVRVTQLWVENNRCCGVQVLEGEMLHWIAARAVVLATGGGGHLFANTTNPAQACGEGLVLAWEANASIEDLEFIQFHPTALKLEGAPCFLITEALRGEGAVLVDSYGKSPVADLEQHDLAPRDQVSRALFNSMQEQNIDYVELNLRNIPPKIIANRFPTILSRCREFGIDPLKKPIPVAPAAHYWMGGVATNLNAETSLPGLYAVGEVACTGLHGANRLASNSLMECLVFARQLSSIELPPFRKTLSQKPITKNINPKKDLYFNANTDWLIKSITNLRRLCWEKAGVSREEKSMKKALDIIETEINQLKNQAALDFLREQEKDVHTILDENSRRNLNLLLDLRNRQKASFLLLKASLFRKESRGGHFRTDSPKALPQWQCHSSQKKGKIITTRPLRD, from the coding sequence ATGCTTTCAGCACAACCCAATTCAATACCTTGCGAACATTGGGATGTGGTGGTGGTAGGTGCTGGTGCAGCAGGCCTAATGACATGCCTAGAACTACCAAGGAACTTAAAAGTTCTCTTACTTAATCGGAACACTAGTAGCCGTTCTTCAAGCAGATGGGCCCAAGGAGGGATCTCTGCCGTAACACGACCTGAAGACAGCATCGAAAGCCATGCTGAAGACACTCTCAAGGCAGGCAGAGGACTCTGCGATATTGATGCAGTCAATCTTCTAGTCAAAGAAGCTCCTAACTGTGTCAAAAGGCTGCAAAAGCTTGGGATGGTCTTTGACCATGATCAACAAGGTCTTTCAACAACTCTTGAGGCTGCACATAGCTTCAAGAGAGTTCTACATGTAAAAGACAGAACTGGTAGGGCCCTAATTGACGTTTTAAGAGATCGTGTTGAAGAGCGTGCGAACCTTTTTCATAAGAGAGGAGTGCGAGTGACCCAATTATGGGTCGAAAACAATCGATGCTGCGGTGTTCAAGTCTTAGAGGGAGAAATGCTTCATTGGATAGCAGCCAGAGCAGTTGTACTCGCCACCGGTGGTGGTGGGCATTTATTTGCCAATACAACTAATCCTGCTCAAGCTTGTGGAGAGGGGTTAGTTCTCGCCTGGGAAGCAAATGCATCTATTGAAGATCTTGAGTTTATACAATTTCATCCAACAGCTCTCAAGCTCGAGGGAGCTCCTTGCTTCTTGATTACAGAAGCCCTTCGCGGAGAAGGTGCTGTTTTGGTTGATAGTTATGGGAAAAGTCCTGTAGCAGATCTAGAACAACATGATTTAGCCCCAAGAGATCAAGTTAGTCGAGCATTATTCAACTCTATGCAGGAGCAAAATATTGATTATGTCGAATTAAACCTAAGAAATATTCCTCCTAAAATCATTGCAAATAGATTCCCAACGATCCTAAGTCGTTGTAGAGAGTTTGGCATTGACCCTCTCAAAAAACCCATTCCTGTTGCACCTGCAGCTCATTACTGGATGGGTGGGGTAGCAACAAATTTAAATGCTGAAACATCACTTCCAGGACTTTATGCAGTAGGCGAGGTTGCATGCACTGGCCTACATGGTGCTAATCGATTGGCCAGCAACTCATTAATGGAATGCCTAGTTTTCGCTAGACAACTTTCCTCAATCGAATTACCTCCTTTTAGAAAAACCTTGTCCCAAAAACCTATAACCAAAAATATAAATCCTAAGAAAGACTTATATTTCAATGCCAATACTGATTGGTTAATCAAATCAATCACAAACCTTCGAAGACTTTGCTGGGAGAAAGCAGGTGTAAGCCGAGAAGAAAAAAGCATGAAAAAGGCTCTAGATATAATTGAAACAGAAATAAATCAACTCAAAAACCAAGCAGCATTGGACTTTTTACGCGAGCAAGAGAAAGATGTCCATACAATACTTGATGAGAATTCACGCAGGAATCTAAATCTTCTTTTAGATCTTAGAAATAGGCAAAAAGCCAGTTTTTTATTGCTAAAAGCAAGTTTATTCAGGAAAGAAAGCCGAGGGGGTCATTTTCGAACCGACTCTCCTAAGGCACTTCCACAATGGCAATGCCATAGCTCTCAAAAGAAAGGTAAAATTATCACCACAAGACCTTTAAGAGATTAA
- the rimO gene encoding 30S ribosomal protein S12 methylthiotransferase RimO has translation MTRHPQKNPQKPSVAFAHLGCEKNRVDTEHMLGLLNKAGYRVTEEDSDASVVVVNTCSFIQEAREESVKKLVDLADQGKELIIAGCLAQHFREDLLRSLPEAKAIVGTGDYQHIVEVLKKVENGEKVTQVTENPTFVGDENLPRLRTTSKSVAYIKIAEGCDYRCSFCIIPKLRGNKRSRPIQSIVNEAKELAKNGVKELILISQISTNYGIDLYGKPKLAELLRELGSVNIPWIRVHYAYPTGLTKKVLEAYHEVPNVLPYLDLPLQHSHPEVLKAMNRPWQTNINEFLLDQIRDQLPNAILRTTLIVGFPGETSTHFDHLVSFIKNQKFDHIGVFTFSKEEGTPSATMPNQIPKEISNARKDHLMSIQQPIAAELNSRWIGKTVDVLIEQINPQTGDLTGRCSRFAPEVDGNVHVKALKDSKEASLGMMVPVLITDSDIYDLSGEIIET, from the coding sequence ATGACAAGGCACCCTCAGAAAAACCCTCAAAAACCTTCTGTAGCATTTGCTCATCTCGGTTGCGAAAAAAATCGAGTAGACACAGAACATATGCTTGGTCTCCTTAATAAAGCTGGCTATAGAGTTACTGAAGAGGACTCCGATGCATCCGTTGTAGTTGTAAACACATGCAGCTTTATCCAAGAGGCCAGAGAAGAATCTGTTAAGAAGCTAGTTGACTTAGCTGACCAAGGTAAAGAACTTATTATTGCTGGATGCCTAGCTCAACACTTTCGTGAAGACCTTTTAAGGTCTCTCCCTGAAGCCAAAGCGATAGTAGGTACAGGTGACTATCAACACATTGTAGAAGTACTTAAAAAAGTCGAGAACGGGGAAAAAGTTACTCAGGTAACTGAAAATCCTACTTTCGTAGGAGATGAAAATTTACCACGTTTACGAACAACCTCTAAATCAGTTGCCTACATCAAAATTGCCGAGGGGTGTGACTATAGATGTTCATTCTGTATTATCCCCAAGTTAAGAGGGAATAAACGAAGTCGACCCATTCAATCTATTGTTAATGAAGCAAAGGAACTCGCAAAAAATGGTGTCAAAGAACTAATTCTTATAAGCCAGATCTCAACAAACTATGGCATAGATCTTTATGGAAAACCAAAGCTAGCCGAATTACTTAGAGAGCTTGGTTCAGTGAACATACCGTGGATTAGAGTGCATTATGCATATCCGACAGGGCTCACAAAAAAAGTACTGGAAGCATATCACGAAGTTCCAAATGTTTTGCCATATCTTGATCTCCCACTACAACATAGCCACCCAGAAGTTCTTAAAGCCATGAATCGCCCATGGCAAACAAATATCAATGAATTTCTACTTGACCAAATTAGAGATCAACTCCCTAATGCAATACTCAGGACAACATTAATAGTTGGTTTTCCTGGAGAAACTTCAACTCATTTTGATCATCTCGTTTCATTCATAAAAAATCAAAAATTTGACCATATTGGTGTTTTCACTTTTTCAAAAGAAGAAGGAACCCCTTCAGCAACTATGCCAAATCAGATCCCAAAAGAAATTTCAAATGCACGTAAAGATCATTTGATGTCTATACAGCAGCCAATTGCAGCTGAATTAAACAGCAGATGGATAGGCAAAACTGTTGATGTATTGATCGAGCAAATTAATCCTCAAACTGGTGATCTGACAGGAAGGTGCTCTAGGTTCGCACCAGAAGTAGATGGGAATGTGCATGTGAAAGCTTTAAAAGACTCCAAGGAAGCAAGTCTGGGAATGATGGTTCCTGTCTTAATAACTGACTCAGATATTTATGATCTAAGTGGAGAAATCATTGAGACTTAA
- a CDS encoding vitamin K epoxide reductase family protein, with translation MGSSRLISRRRQDQGSKWARITMAILSTVGVIDTGSITLNRWGWIGSLSCPGGLDGCEKVLNSPWGTLVDSNGLELPLSFAGLIAYFAILVMSISPILPVISEKKLDLSRRTWWGLFYLSCGMSVFSLVLLWLMFFKIEAFCFFCVLSSLISFSLLFLSLFGGGWDDMGKLIFRGVLISLAVLLGGLIWSSAVDPKSENQITTGPGMPPIVTTKSTPAKIDFARYLTSQGIVQYSAYWCPHCHEQKEMFGREAAAELRIVECASDGKNNQHELCVRKGIEGFPSWEINGQISSGVKSLEQLSELTGYNYRE, from the coding sequence ATGGGTTCATCTCGTCTTATTAGCCGCCGCCGTCAAGATCAAGGGTCTAAATGGGCAAGGATCACAATGGCGATCCTCTCAACAGTTGGAGTAATAGACACAGGCTCTATTACTTTGAATCGTTGGGGATGGATTGGTTCATTATCTTGTCCTGGAGGCCTCGATGGATGTGAAAAGGTTTTAAATAGTCCATGGGGAACCCTTGTGGATTCAAATGGTTTAGAGCTCCCTTTGTCATTTGCAGGATTAATTGCTTATTTTGCAATACTAGTAATGTCAATTTCTCCCATATTACCTGTAATCTCAGAGAAGAAATTAGATTTATCACGTCGAACCTGGTGGGGGCTATTTTATCTTTCTTGTGGAATGTCTGTTTTCAGCCTTGTTTTATTATGGCTGATGTTTTTCAAGATAGAAGCTTTTTGTTTCTTTTGCGTTCTTTCTTCATTAATTTCTTTCTCTTTATTATTTTTATCTTTATTTGGAGGAGGTTGGGATGATATGGGTAAATTGATATTTCGAGGTGTTTTAATTTCACTAGCGGTACTTTTGGGAGGACTAATTTGGTCTTCCGCAGTGGATCCAAAATCTGAAAATCAAATCACAACTGGGCCTGGGATGCCCCCTATTGTTACTACAAAAAGTACTCCTGCAAAGATCGACTTTGCGAGGTATTTAACTTCTCAGGGTATAGTTCAATACAGTGCATATTGGTGCCCTCATTGCCATGAGCAGAAAGAGATGTTTGGGCGGGAGGCTGCTGCTGAGTTGCGTATCGTCGAATGTGCTTCTGACGGGAAAAATAACCAGCATGAGTTATGCGTAAGAAAGGGAATAGAGGGCTTTCCTAGTTGGGAAATTAATGGGCAAATTTCTTCTGGAGTTAAATCATTAGAACAGTTATCTGAATTGACTGGCTATAATTATAGGGAATAA
- a CDS encoding undecaprenyl-diphosphate phosphatase, producing the protein MTDISTSPGLLELSWRYLLLGVIQGITEFLPISSTAHLKVVPVALGWPDPGVTVTAVLQLGSIFAVFAYFRRDLNKVLKGILMGLLNGQWNHPDARLGISIFWGTIPILFCGGLIKFFWKGYEDSFFRSTPSIGLVSILMALFLAFAERKGHRHKSLKEVKAVDGLIVGFSQIMALIPGVSRSGVTLSTALLNGWERRDAARFSFLLGIPAITMAGLVEVKDVLQGSSVSELLPLLVGMGSAAFISWLSIRWLLKYLQSHSTWIFVGYRMFFGIALLASWASF; encoded by the coding sequence ATGACTGACATATCGACTTCCCCTGGACTTCTCGAGCTCTCTTGGAGGTATTTGTTACTTGGGGTTATTCAGGGCATTACAGAGTTTTTGCCAATCAGTAGCACAGCTCACTTGAAAGTTGTTCCAGTTGCTCTTGGATGGCCTGATCCTGGAGTCACAGTTACGGCTGTTCTCCAATTGGGAAGTATCTTCGCGGTTTTTGCCTACTTCAGAAGGGATTTAAACAAAGTCTTGAAAGGCATTTTGATGGGACTTTTGAATGGGCAATGGAATCATCCAGATGCCAGGTTGGGAATTTCTATATTTTGGGGAACTATTCCAATATTGTTTTGCGGAGGTTTAATCAAATTTTTTTGGAAGGGCTATGAAGATTCATTCTTTAGAAGTACCCCTTCAATTGGTCTGGTTTCCATTTTAATGGCACTGTTTTTGGCTTTTGCTGAACGAAAAGGCCATAGGCACAAAAGCTTGAAGGAGGTAAAGGCGGTTGATGGCTTGATCGTTGGCTTTAGTCAAATAATGGCTTTAATTCCAGGTGTTTCTCGTTCCGGAGTTACTTTGTCAACAGCATTGCTTAATGGGTGGGAACGTAGGGATGCGGCAAGATTCTCTTTTTTACTAGGAATCCCAGCGATAACAATGGCTGGTCTTGTTGAAGTTAAGGATGTTTTGCAAGGCTCTAGTGTTTCAGAGCTTCTACCTTTGCTAGTTGGCATGGGTAGTGCTGCTTTTATTTCATGGCTTTCAATTAGATGGCTGTTGAAGTATCTCCAAAGTCATAGCACTTGGATTTTTGTAGGTTATAGAATGTTTTTTGGGATAGCATTACTTGCTTCCTGGGCGAGTTTTTAA
- a CDS encoding DUF3120 domain-containing protein → MSNPGTLKFWTSAMVVLPVLIQAPWVRFSPISACLFSFVILGLGVGLIQRDKERWTNAGSLIIGVSGSWLGGCLFWGWFRAYPLWHLPIEAIALPIALWGLTSHWKLGSSFYISCLVGTAFTDISIVLTGVMDKWPAVVNANLSEASLLLSETADQLLLPKPLCSLALIGIVILALSNAMERQAKVSSQNQDTWLVASAALKTTLWIDGLFLLTALIQPGLSGLI, encoded by the coding sequence TTGTCTAACCCCGGCACTTTAAAGTTCTGGACAAGTGCAATGGTTGTGTTGCCAGTACTTATTCAAGCTCCTTGGGTTCGATTTAGTCCCATCTCGGCATGCCTTTTTAGTTTTGTAATTCTGGGTCTTGGGGTTGGGCTTATACAAAGAGATAAAGAGAGATGGACCAATGCAGGATCTCTAATAATTGGGGTGAGCGGAAGTTGGTTGGGAGGATGCCTTTTCTGGGGGTGGTTTAGAGCATATCCCTTATGGCATCTACCGATAGAAGCGATTGCTCTACCAATAGCCTTATGGGGGTTAACCTCTCACTGGAAATTGGGCTCAAGCTTTTATATTTCATGCCTAGTAGGCACAGCCTTTACAGACATTTCAATAGTTCTCACTGGGGTCATGGATAAATGGCCAGCAGTTGTCAACGCAAATCTCTCCGAAGCGTCTCTTTTGCTTAGTGAGACTGCTGATCAACTCCTTCTCCCTAAACCACTTTGCTCATTAGCTCTTATTGGAATAGTGATACTGGCCTTATCAAATGCTATGGAACGTCAGGCAAAAGTAAGCTCACAAAACCAAGACACCTGGTTAGTGGCTAGTGCAGCATTAAAAACAACTCTCTGGATAGATGGCCTTTTTCTCCTTACCGCTTTAATACAACCTGGACTAAGTGGATTGATCTGA
- a CDS encoding TolC family protein: protein MRWIHARNFLLAGVLTTGFNSVRAKILDQALSEVVSVTSAYSSLASNGLSQNATRMLHLDFLMVKQKSVSRSSSLFLPEDPNELKVKEFRPLTLVEVEKLVELNNPSLKAASIQIEQERSKLRSAIASWYPSVDLTANGLPQYLMADSYRNPDYSTSPNTRSSQWKTDFTAKVKWNIVDPARVPQIASARDSFERSRETYLISLRDVRLQASIKFFELQRADQGVLVGKKSLKASLLSQKDANARFDAGLASKFETLEAKTQLARDNRLLKNALRDQEIARRSLAELINLPQNVIPIASTPLTPIGIWQTSLEESIVSAYSFREELDKYLLEISIDNSKANEALAAAQPVLSLVNTYNASRTQGQLNVSEPSEKDYSWTSTNTIGLTATWKIFDGGSAKSLYRLNKQRAREKEINFILERNKIRQQVEESYFSLIAAKDAVSSTRDEIIAQREVLRLARLRFNSGVSNQREVLENQRDLRQAEINYADAISSYNTSLAQLRRRTGLDQTMSCEEYNLSLPNQKDGKKRADKPLPSIINGLCEAVLSSL from the coding sequence GTGCGCTGGATACACGCAAGAAATTTTTTGCTTGCAGGCGTTCTAACTACAGGATTCAATTCTGTTAGAGCGAAGATCCTTGATCAGGCTTTGTCAGAAGTAGTTTCTGTTACTTCTGCATACTCATCTTTGGCTAGTAATGGTCTAAGTCAGAATGCGACAAGGATGTTGCATTTAGATTTTTTGATGGTTAAACAAAAGTCTGTTAGTAGATCTAGTTCACTTTTTCTGCCAGAAGACCCAAATGAGCTGAAGGTTAAGGAGTTTCGTCCATTAACACTTGTAGAAGTAGAGAAATTAGTGGAATTAAATAATCCTTCTCTTAAAGCAGCATCAATTCAAATTGAACAAGAGCGTTCCAAACTTCGATCTGCAATTGCTTCTTGGTACCCAAGTGTTGATTTGACTGCTAACGGTTTACCGCAATATCTAATGGCTGATTCATACAGAAATCCTGATTATTCAACTTCCCCGAATACAAGAAGCAGTCAATGGAAAACTGATTTCACAGCCAAGGTAAAATGGAATATTGTTGACCCTGCGCGGGTTCCTCAAATTGCTTCTGCAAGAGATAGTTTTGAGAGGTCTAGAGAGACTTATCTGATTTCTTTACGAGATGTACGTTTGCAAGCTTCAATTAAGTTCTTTGAGCTTCAACGTGCAGATCAAGGTGTTCTTGTTGGAAAGAAATCTTTAAAAGCTTCTTTGTTAAGCCAGAAGGATGCTAATGCACGTTTTGATGCAGGTTTGGCTAGTAAATTTGAGACTCTTGAGGCAAAAACACAGCTCGCAAGAGATAATAGGTTATTAAAAAATGCTTTACGAGATCAGGAGATTGCTCGAAGATCTCTTGCTGAATTGATAAATCTTCCACAAAATGTCATCCCTATTGCTTCTACCCCCCTTACACCAATAGGTATATGGCAAACATCTCTTGAAGAAAGTATTGTTTCTGCTTATTCATTTCGTGAGGAATTAGATAAATATCTTTTAGAGATATCCATCGACAATAGCAAAGCTAATGAGGCATTGGCTGCCGCGCAGCCAGTCCTGAGCTTGGTAAATACATATAATGCTTCAAGGACACAGGGCCAGTTAAATGTTTCTGAACCTAGTGAAAAAGATTATTCATGGACATCGACCAATACAATCGGATTGACAGCAACTTGGAAGATCTTTGATGGCGGAAGTGCAAAATCTCTTTATCGCTTAAATAAACAACGTGCTAGGGAGAAAGAGATTAATTTTATATTAGAAAGGAATAAAATTAGACAACAAGTTGAAGAGAGCTACTTTAGCCTTATTGCTGCTAAAGATGCTGTTTCATCCACTAGAGATGAGATAATTGCGCAAAGAGAAGTGTTACGTTTGGCTAGATTAAGGTTTAATTCTGGTGTTTCAAACCAAAGAGAGGTGCTTGAGAATCAGAGAGATTTACGACAGGCTGAAATTAATTATGCAGATGCAATTTCTTCCTATAACACTAGTCTTGCTCAGTTAAGACGACGTACTGGTTTGGATCAGACAATGTCTTGTGAAGAATATAATTTATCTTTGCCTAACCAAAAAGATGGAAAGAAGAGAGCTGACAAACCACTCCCTTCAATTATTAATGGTCTTTGCGAGGCGGTTTTGAGTAGCCTTTAA
- a CDS encoding DUF4346 domain-containing protein encodes MSKSIPKADFNQLRKLDDELSKRFISLDPRGYFLIRVDYAACQIIVEHYSNNLDDRGRAVDPETGELLACRGGEPRKPIASYRAISAKQMGIKLTEGEKPYPLGRLDHALYMGRELQRAENCLVTGEEYVQD; translated from the coding sequence ATGTCTAAAAGTATTCCTAAAGCAGATTTTAATCAGCTTCGTAAGCTTGATGATGAACTCTCTAAACGATTTATCTCATTAGATCCAAGGGGATATTTTCTTATCAGGGTTGATTATGCAGCTTGTCAAATTATTGTCGAACATTACAGCAACAACCTGGATGATCGTGGGAGGGCTGTTGATCCCGAGACAGGCGAGCTCTTGGCCTGTAGGGGTGGAGAACCACGAAAGCCAATCGCAAGCTACAGAGCAATTAGCGCTAAGCAAATGGGCATAAAGTTGACTGAAGGAGAAAAGCCTTATCCCCTTGGTCGGTTGGATCATGCCCTCTATATGGGTAGAGAGTTGCAACGGGCTGAGAATTGTTTGGTGACTGGAGAAGAATATGTTCAGGATTGA
- a CDS encoding peptidogalycan biosysnthesis protein, whose translation MKNISINWYNSISDIEERHLYKLLGENVIPFYRSSWLSLLESSGSITSSEGWQPCHLVVRRGSLPIAFAPLYLKIHSYGEFVFDQSFAQLANDMGLSYYPKLLGMSPLSPVEGYRFFILPEEDMISVTKLMINAIDEFAISNQILSCNFLYVDSEWGQLLESLGWSQWFNQQSIWLRNQKKSFDEYLAMFNANQRRNIKRERSAIIKAGIKVTPLTGAELDVDLMGLMYCFYEQHCSRWGHWGSKYLAKAFFEALAQPQHRDQIVLFSAHFEDPRLPVGMALCVTDGNDLWGRYWGAKEEIEYLHFEACYYSPIEWALKNNIKSFSPGAGGSHKHRRGFQVLPRVSLHRWYQNDFDALLRSWVKKVNTLMLNEIDAVNAELPFEIEDHA comes from the coding sequence ATGAAAAACATCTCGATAAATTGGTATAACTCAATATCTGACATAGAAGAGCGTCATTTGTATAAGCTCCTTGGAGAAAATGTTATTCCATTTTATAGAAGCTCATGGCTTTCTTTATTAGAAAGCTCCGGCAGTATTACTTCCTCGGAAGGGTGGCAACCATGTCACTTAGTGGTTAGGCGAGGTTCTTTACCCATTGCTTTTGCACCGTTATATCTAAAAATACATAGCTATGGTGAATTTGTATTTGACCAGTCATTTGCTCAACTTGCTAATGACATGGGGTTGAGTTATTACCCTAAATTATTGGGCATGAGCCCGCTAAGCCCAGTAGAGGGATATCGTTTTTTTATTTTGCCAGAAGAGGATATGATCTCTGTGACAAAATTAATGATTAATGCTATTGATGAATTTGCTATCTCTAATCAAATTTTAAGTTGTAATTTTCTATATGTTGATTCAGAATGGGGCCAACTTCTTGAAAGTTTAGGGTGGAGCCAGTGGTTTAATCAGCAAAGTATTTGGTTGAGAAATCAAAAGAAAAGTTTTGACGAATATCTTGCAATGTTTAATGCAAATCAGCGTCGTAATATTAAGAGAGAAAGAAGTGCAATTATTAAAGCTGGAATTAAGGTAACACCTTTGACCGGCGCAGAATTGGATGTAGATCTTATGGGACTAATGTACTGTTTTTATGAGCAGCATTGTTCTCGCTGGGGGCATTGGGGTAGTAAGTATTTAGCTAAAGCTTTCTTTGAAGCTTTAGCTCAGCCTCAGCATAGGGATCAAATTGTTCTGTTCAGTGCACATTTTGAAGACCCCCGTTTGCCAGTTGGAATGGCTTTATGTGTAACGGATGGTAATGATCTTTGGGGTCGCTATTGGGGAGCAAAGGAGGAAATTGAATATTTACATTTTGAAGCTTGTTATTATTCCCCCATTGAGTGGGCTTTGAAAAATAATATTAAAAGCTTCTCCCCAGGGGCAGGCGGTTCTCATAAGCATAGAAGAGGTTTTCAAGTGCTTCCTCGCGTAAGTTTGCATCGATGGTATCAAAATGATTTTGATGCTTTGCTACGTTCTTGGGTAAAGAAGGTTAATACTTTGATGTTGAATGAGATTGATGCCGTTAATGCTGAATTACCCTTTGAGATTGAAGATCATGCCTGA
- a CDS encoding TIGR03279 family radical SAM protein, translating into MWDESFIGIGTDRNANESQLRQPTPAEIQFVEKDSIGEEIGFEVGDKLISINGIRPRDLIDYQFLIVNEELHVEVISLAGEFHEIEIEKDLDESLGIAFTESLFDGLRQCNNQCPFCFIDQQPPGKRETLYLKDDDYRLSFLYGSYLTLTNLLDSDWQRIEDQRLSPLYVSVHATDSLLRARLLKNPRAGLFMEQLSWFDKRNLQIHAQIVVCPGLNDGEALEKTLSDLAMFAIGDWPAVLSAAVVPVGLTRFRPSGDELTPVDRCCALKVIKQVEKLQSVFNSQLGTRFAWLSDEWYLIAGEDLPPRASYEDYPQQENGVGSIRSFLEDLEQVTANLPKSLEKPKKCSWVVGSLVLEALAPVCSRLNEISGLQLNLHGLPSSYWGQKQVVTGLLTGADLLEGLGEQDLGDQLLLPSITLRQDEAIFLDDMTLDNLRTSLRVPIRIVNGAADIVAALIEE; encoded by the coding sequence GTGTGGGATGAGTCATTTATAGGCATTGGGACAGACCGCAATGCCAATGAGTCACAATTAAGGCAGCCAACTCCTGCTGAAATTCAATTTGTGGAGAAGGATTCTATTGGAGAGGAAATAGGTTTTGAAGTTGGAGATAAACTTATAAGTATCAATGGAATTCGTCCGCGAGATTTAATTGACTATCAATTTTTAATTGTTAATGAAGAATTGCATGTTGAGGTAATATCTTTAGCAGGTGAATTTCATGAAATTGAGATAGAGAAAGACTTAGATGAATCTCTTGGGATTGCTTTTACTGAGTCATTATTTGATGGATTGAGACAGTGTAATAATCAATGTCCCTTTTGTTTTATTGATCAACAACCGCCAGGGAAACGTGAGACTTTATACCTCAAGGATGATGATTATCGCTTGAGCTTTCTATACGGGTCTTATTTGACACTTACAAATCTTTTGGATTCAGATTGGCAGCGAATTGAAGACCAGCGTCTTTCCCCTCTTTATGTTTCTGTACATGCCACAGACTCTCTCTTAAGGGCAAGGCTTCTCAAAAACCCCCGGGCAGGCCTTTTTATGGAGCAATTGTCTTGGTTTGATAAGCGTAATCTTCAAATTCATGCACAGATTGTTGTTTGCCCAGGCTTGAATGATGGAGAGGCCTTAGAGAAAACATTGTCAGACTTGGCGATGTTTGCCATAGGTGATTGGCCAGCAGTACTTTCAGCGGCTGTAGTTCCTGTTGGGTTAACGCGTTTTCGACCTAGTGGTGATGAGTTGACCCCTGTAGATCGTTGTTGTGCCTTAAAGGTTATAAAACAGGTTGAGAAACTTCAGAGTGTGTTCAATTCTCAACTTGGAACACGTTTTGCTTGGCTTTCTGACGAGTGGTATCTGATTGCAGGTGAGGACCTTCCGCCACGAGCTAGTTATGAGGATTACCCTCAACAAGAGAATGGAGTTGGAAGCATAAGGTCTTTTTTGGAAGACCTTGAACAGGTCACAGCCAATCTTCCTAAGTCATTAGAAAAACCTAAGAAATGTAGTTGGGTAGTTGGGAGTCTTGTTCTTGAAGCACTTGCTCCTGTGTGTTCTAGGCTGAATGAGATATCAGGCTTGCAGCTTAATTTGCATGGGTTGCCAAGTTCATATTGGGGGCAGAAACAAGTTGTAACTGGTTTATTAACAGGTGCGGATCTTTTGGAAGGCTTGGGAGAACAGGATTTAGGAGATCAACTTTTATTGCCCTCAATTACCTTGCGTCAAGACGAAGCTATCTTTTTGGATGATATGACTTTGGATAACCTTAGGACTTCCTTAAGAGTCCCTATTCGGATTGTGAATGGAGCGGCTGACATCGTGGCTGCTTTAATAGAAGAATGA